Proteins encoded by one window of Prevotella nigrescens:
- a CDS encoding outer membrane beta-barrel family protein, with protein MKKYLYILSFCFLQCVLTGFAQNKPTSMSDTINLSEVTVLAERPFVQYKADRMIVSVEHSKLLKARSLSNILNLIPGVNYDGEGGITIMGNGIKIYENGKLVRLSGAQLKRYLSSLRGNDIKNLELLPQATAGYDAEGGTGVLVINRQKKHEYGLSGYVGSEYERKSKNLFSEFAGLTYSWGNVALYANMALGQSASLSKIFESDYGKNITINSISESTDKSLYYMPKLGFDFYISPKHYLGVEWSGNYSKDYANACWVHSTITDNSPYQTSIRSYAPYTLKPNTNNVTLNYEWKTDTLGSKLNLLADYVGEREHDLYEYENKYTLGIGGDSIISKSQPSFEHINIYSTQVDFTKFFNRHQFTLGVKYVNAGINYDNKLYLGNTTLGGVLSEDVDQRDNFSYDEQRYAIYGMYRYSSRPWDFQVGLRDEYTEWNTQQRVRTQLHNNQKGNNFFPSFFVRKNMGQGNALSLSYTQSINRPSYQMVNPFVFHLSETSYKEGNPNLKGELLYNAGLQFVLKSRYVFSLSAFFIDRKINEVYEQMNEQQTRYTLRNDGNLKKLALYMEFPFTCGIWNSRSNVELSENFYRNSTKRVNDFGLVLSSFNRFRLSKQLTAMANLRYIRHYKQLYLIQKSDYFGVDIEGDYSCLKDKLNINFGVKDLLNSRGKNQQIFKNGDFEHRTDFNFISRKFFVSVTFSFSAGSKHAIQHDKTHSNEEEKERM; from the coding sequence ATGAAAAAGTATTTATACATTCTTTCTTTTTGTTTTTTGCAATGTGTACTAACGGGCTTTGCACAGAACAAACCTACCTCAATGTCAGACACAATAAATCTTTCTGAAGTAACTGTATTAGCAGAAAGACCATTTGTTCAATATAAAGCTGACAGAATGATAGTTAGTGTAGAACATAGTAAATTGTTAAAGGCACGTTCTCTTTCTAATATTTTGAATTTGATTCCGGGTGTAAATTATGATGGAGAAGGTGGTATTACCATTATGGGCAATGGTATCAAAATATATGAAAATGGAAAATTGGTAAGGTTAAGCGGGGCGCAGCTCAAAAGATATTTATCATCCTTGCGCGGTAATGATATAAAGAATTTGGAGTTGCTGCCTCAGGCAACAGCCGGATATGATGCAGAAGGAGGCACGGGTGTTCTTGTTATTAACCGTCAGAAGAAACATGAGTACGGACTATCAGGCTATGTGGGCAGTGAATACGAACGGAAAAGCAAAAATTTATTTTCGGAATTTGCAGGGTTAACCTATTCGTGGGGAAACGTTGCTCTTTATGCTAATATGGCGTTAGGGCAGTCAGCAAGCCTAAGTAAGATATTCGAAAGCGACTATGGAAAAAACATTACAATCAACAGTATATCTGAAAGTACAGATAAAAGTCTTTATTATATGCCTAAGTTAGGCTTTGACTTTTATATTTCTCCGAAGCATTATTTAGGCGTAGAATGGTCGGGCAACTATTCAAAGGATTATGCCAATGCCTGTTGGGTTCATTCTACTATTACCGACAATAGTCCTTATCAAACAAGTATTAGGAGTTATGCACCATATACATTAAAGCCTAATACCAATAATGTTACATTAAATTATGAATGGAAAACAGATACACTGGGCAGTAAACTGAACCTTCTTGCTGATTATGTAGGAGAAAGAGAACATGATTTGTACGAGTATGAGAATAAATACACCTTAGGTATAGGTGGGGATAGTATTATATCTAAATCGCAACCCTCATTTGAACACATCAACATATATAGTACACAGGTAGATTTTACAAAGTTCTTCAACCGCCATCAGTTTACGCTTGGTGTCAAGTATGTCAATGCCGGTATCAATTATGATAATAAGCTATATCTCGGAAACACGACATTAGGAGGAGTGTTATCGGAAGATGTTGACCAACGGGATAATTTCAGTTATGATGAGCAACGATATGCGATATATGGAATGTACAGGTACTCCTCACGACCTTGGGATTTTCAAGTGGGACTACGTGACGAATATACAGAATGGAATACCCAACAAAGAGTTAGAACCCAATTACATAACAACCAAAAAGGCAATAATTTCTTCCCGTCTTTCTTTGTGAGAAAAAACATGGGACAAGGGAATGCCCTGTCGCTTAGTTATACGCAATCGATAAACCGTCCGTCGTATCAGATGGTAAATCCATTTGTTTTTCATCTGTCCGAAACATCTTATAAGGAAGGTAATCCTAATCTGAAAGGCGAATTGCTGTACAATGCAGGATTACAATTCGTTTTGAAGTCAAGATATGTTTTCTCGTTATCTGCATTTTTTATTGATAGGAAAATCAATGAGGTATACGAACAGATGAACGAACAACAAACGCGCTACACATTAAGAAATGATGGCAATTTAAAGAAATTAGCTTTATACATGGAATTTCCTTTCACGTGTGGTATATGGAATAGCAGAAGTAATGTCGAACTAAGTGAGAACTTTTATCGGAACAGTACCAAACGTGTTAATGACTTTGGGCTTGTCCTGTCAAGTTTTAACCGTTTCAGGTTGTCCAAGCAACTTACTGCAATGGCTAATTTACGCTATATCAGGCATTATAAACAACTTTATCTTATTCAGAAATCAGATTACTTTGGAGTAGATATAGAGGGGGATTATAGTTGTTTGAAAGACAAGCTGAATATCAATTTTGGTGTAAAAGACTTGCTGAATAGCAGAGGAAAGAATCAACAAATATTCAAGAACGGTGACTTTGAGCACCGTACGGACTTTAATTTCATTTCCCGAAAATTCTTTGTCAGCGTAACATTTAGTTTTTCTGCCGGGTCAAAACATGCAATCCAGCATGATAAGACACACTCTAATGAAGAAGAAAAAGAAAGAATGTGA
- a CDS encoding peptidase domain-containing ABC transporter: protein MSSFPLIRQHDSMECGIACLAMVCKFFRIEYSIEYLSRICFATTEGVSLLGINETALQLGLRTISGRISINKLWEAHYPCILHWNQNHFVVLYKVKKGKTFYIADPGKGLVKYNLEEFKKHWVSTQLDGEEKGIAMFLEPTPAFYEKKTDEQPTEERSFKFLFGYIKQYRKYFGQIVLGLLVGSLLQLILPFLTQSIVDVGIKNQNIGFIWLILLGQLMLTISRTAIDFIRRWLLLHISLRINISLVSDFFIKLLKLPMSFFDTKLMGDLMQRMGDHNRVNSFLTQQTLSIVFSLFTFVVFSIVLLSYNWLVFAIFMLGSLLYGGWLALFLRRRKVLDYELFEQQAINNNKTYEFITSMQEIKLQDCEQRRRWEWEDVQADLFNVQMKSLKLQQTQEAGSIFINELKNIVITVVAATAVIHGQLTLGMMLAVQYIIGQLNSPVEQLMSFFYSVQDVRISLERINEIHRMDDENGKQGLETSVKEEDSGIDMENINFKYDPHALKTIIDNVSLTIPKGKVTAIVGASGSGKTTLIKLMLGYYPVLGGQINIGGTDVNTLNKKWWRRQCGVVMQDGVIFSESIARNIAVDDGEIDKERLRKAAEIACIHDYVMGLPLKYNTKIGRDGVGLSQGQKQRILIARAVYKNPDYIFLDEATNSLDANNERMIVEHLDEFYKGKTVVIVAHRLSTVKNADQIVVLDKGKVVEIGNHETLTAKRGAYYNLVKNQLELGN from the coding sequence ATGAGTAGTTTTCCTTTGATTAGGCAACATGATTCGATGGAGTGTGGTATCGCATGCCTTGCGATGGTATGTAAATTTTTTAGAATCGAATATTCAATAGAATATCTTTCTAGAATTTGCTTTGCAACCACAGAAGGAGTCTCATTACTTGGTATTAATGAAACAGCTTTACAACTTGGATTACGAACTATCAGCGGAAGAATCAGTATTAATAAACTTTGGGAGGCTCATTACCCTTGTATTCTTCATTGGAATCAAAACCACTTTGTAGTACTGTACAAGGTTAAGAAGGGAAAGACCTTCTACATCGCCGATCCGGGAAAAGGACTTGTAAAATACAATCTCGAGGAATTTAAAAAGCACTGGGTAAGCACTCAGTTGGACGGTGAGGAAAAGGGTATCGCTATGTTCTTAGAACCTACTCCTGCGTTTTATGAAAAGAAGACAGATGAACAGCCAACAGAGGAACGCTCGTTTAAGTTCCTCTTTGGTTACATTAAGCAATATCGTAAGTATTTCGGTCAAATTGTTTTAGGCTTGCTCGTTGGCAGCCTGCTGCAGCTTATTCTGCCTTTCCTCACACAATCTATCGTGGATGTGGGCATTAAAAACCAAAATATTGGCTTTATATGGCTGATACTCCTTGGACAACTGATGCTTACCATTAGCCGAACTGCCATCGATTTTATCCGCCGCTGGCTCTTGCTCCACATCTCGTTGCGCATAAACATTTCGTTGGTAAGCGATTTCTTCATCAAGCTTTTAAAGTTGCCCATGTCGTTCTTCGACACAAAACTAATGGGCGACCTCATGCAGCGTATGGGCGACCACAACCGTGTAAACTCGTTTCTGACACAGCAAACGCTCAGCATCGTGTTCTCGCTCTTTACCTTTGTGGTGTTCAGCATTGTATTGTTATCCTATAACTGGCTTGTCTTCGCCATTTTCATGCTCGGCAGTCTGCTCTATGGCGGTTGGCTTGCACTATTTCTAAGGCGCAGAAAGGTTCTCGACTACGAACTTTTCGAGCAGCAAGCCATCAATAACAATAAAACCTACGAATTTATTACCTCCATGCAGGAGATAAAACTGCAAGACTGTGAACAGCGCAGACGCTGGGAATGGGAGGACGTGCAGGCTGATTTATTCAACGTACAGATGAAATCGCTAAAGCTCCAACAAACGCAGGAGGCTGGCAGCATATTCATCAACGAACTGAAGAATATTGTCATCACCGTGGTGGCAGCAACTGCTGTTATTCACGGACAACTAACACTGGGTATGATGCTTGCCGTGCAGTACATTATCGGACAACTCAACTCACCAGTGGAACAGCTAATGAGTTTCTTCTATTCTGTGCAGGACGTGAGGATTAGTCTTGAACGTATAAACGAAATACATCGCATGGACGATGAGAACGGAAAACAAGGATTGGAAACTTCAGTGAAAGAAGAAGATAGTGGTATAGACATGGAAAACATAAACTTTAAATACGACCCACATGCACTGAAAACTATCATAGATAATGTAAGCCTCACTATTCCCAAAGGCAAGGTAACAGCCATTGTCGGAGCGTCGGGTAGCGGAAAAACCACGCTCATCAAACTCATGCTGGGTTACTATCCCGTGCTGGGTGGACAAATCAATATTGGTGGAACAGATGTAAACACACTCAATAAAAAGTGGTGGCGCAGACAATGTGGCGTGGTGATGCAGGACGGTGTGATATTCTCCGAGAGCATTGCAAGGAACATTGCCGTAGATGATGGCGAGATAGATAAGGAACGACTAAGGAAAGCAGCCGAAATAGCCTGTATTCACGATTATGTGATGGGGCTGCCCTTAAAATACAACACAAAGATAGGGCGCGATGGTGTAGGATTAAGTCAGGGACAAAAACAGCGCATACTGATAGCAAGAGCCGTATATAAGAATCCCGACTACATTTTCCTTGACGAAGCTACCAACTCGCTCGATGCCAACAACGAACGCATGATTGTGGAACATCTGGACGAGTTCTATAAAGGCAAGACGGTAGTTATAGTGGCTCACCGACTAAGTACGGTGAAGAATGCCGACCAGATAGTGGTACTGGATAAAGGCAAAGTGGTGGAAATCGGCAATCACGAAACACTCACGGCAAAGCGTGGCGCATACTATAACCTCGTGAAAAATCAGTTAGAATTGGGCAACTAA
- a CDS encoding HlyD family efflux transporter periplasmic adaptor subunit: MADSKIELRSEKVRHIIGEIPSGIVRYGITIITIVILGLLVGAYFIPYPETISTRIEIADRRQGTVAIPYQYVNTVKKGMNVSIELEGYDTEMYGVTNGTITAISSTPQHTANGNIFVAKVNVKNCKYNIEGGMAGTASILVSNESMLQRILQRVTSCI; encoded by the coding sequence ATGGCAGACAGCAAGATTGAACTCCGCAGCGAGAAGGTAAGACATATCATTGGCGAAATACCATCAGGAATAGTGCGCTATGGCATCACCATAATCACCATTGTAATATTGGGACTGCTGGTGGGGGCATACTTTATACCTTATCCCGAAACCATCAGTACAAGAATTGAGATAGCTGACAGGCGACAAGGAACAGTAGCCATTCCCTATCAATATGTGAATACTGTAAAAAAAGGAATGAACGTCAGCATTGAGTTGGAAGGATACGATACAGAAATGTATGGCGTAACAAACGGAACCATTACAGCAATATCTTCTACTCCACAACACACAGCAAATGGAAATATATTCGTTGCAAAAGTAAATGTAAAAAACTGCAAGTATAACATTGAGGGCGGAATGGCGGGCACAGCTTCCATACTTGTAAGCAACGAAAGCATGCTTCAAAGGATACTTCAGCGAGTAACAAGCTGTATATAA